A stretch of candidate division WOR-3 bacterium DNA encodes these proteins:
- a CDS encoding oxidoreductase: MAKLKFAFYWAASCGGCEIAVLDINEKILDVIALADIVFWPVALDVKYKDVENFPQGFIDVTFFNGSVRNSEQEHLAKVLREKSKILIAFGSCAHKGCIPGLANLFSREEILERIYKNTPSTNNPKGILPKTEFENLTLPEFYEQVFPLDKVVPVDYYLPGCPPPTNLIIEAVEKIAQGKLPEKGSVLAPVKALCEDCARNPKEAKKMPDIKRMIEISPDPKKCFLEEGVICLGPVTRSGCQTRCINANWPCTGCLGPTPEVFDQGAKAISAIASILALDKEKSLPEEELDRMIEKISDPVGTFYMYSLPSSLIPKRRRR; encoded by the coding sequence ATGGCTAAGTTGAAATTTGCTTTTTACTGGGCAGCATCTTGTGGTGGTTGTGAAATCGCGGTCTTGGATATCAATGAGAAAATTTTAGATGTGATCGCCCTTGCCGATATTGTCTTCTGGCCTGTCGCCTTAGATGTGAAATATAAAGATGTAGAAAATTTCCCCCAAGGTTTTATTGATGTCACCTTTTTCAATGGTTCAGTTAGAAATTCTGAGCAGGAGCATCTGGCTAAGGTTTTGCGGGAAAAATCAAAGATCCTTATTGCCTTTGGTAGTTGTGCCCACAAAGGTTGCATTCCGGGTCTTGCTAATCTCTTCTCCCGGGAAGAGATCTTAGAAAGAATCTATAAAAATACCCCTTCTACCAATAATCCAAAGGGAATTTTACCCAAAACCGAATTTGAGAATCTCACCCTGCCGGAGTTTTACGAGCAAGTCTTCCCTTTAGATAAGGTAGTGCCGGTTGATTATTATCTACCGGGTTGTCCCCCCCCCACCAACTTAATCATTGAGGCGGTAGAAAAGATTGCCCAAGGGAAACTTCCGGAAAAAGGGAGTGTTTTAGCCCCCGTCAAAGCCCTCTGTGAGGATTGTGCGCGGAATCCAAAAGAGGCAAAGAAGATGCCGGATATTAAAAGAATGATTGAGATTTCACCCGACCCGAAGAAGTGTTTCTTAGAAGAAGGGGTTATCTGTTTAGGACCGGTAACCAGAAGTGGTTGCCAGACAAGATGCATTAATGCCAATTGGCCCTGTACTGGCTGTCTGGGCCCAACCCCAGAGGTTTTTGACCAAGGGGCAAAGGCAATTTCGGCCATCGCCTCCATTTTAGCCTTGGATAAAGAGAAGAGTCTCCCCGAAGAGGAGCTTGACCGGATGATAGAGAAAATTTCTGATCCGGTCGGCACATTTTATATGTATTCCTTACCCTCTTCCTTAATTCCAAAAAGGAGAAGAAGATGA
- a CDS encoding Ni/Fe hydrogenase subunit alpha, translating into MRRITIDPITRLEGHGKIEIFLNEKGEVENALLQVPELRGFEKFCEGRKAEDMPQLTSRICGVCPVAHHMAATKALDACFGIKPTPLAKKLRELLYCGYIIYDHILHFYFLGGPDLLVGFQAEREKRNIFGIIEKVGKELGLEVIKHRAYGQLITEILGGKATHPVCGIPGGVTKGISEEEKKRIEDMLLSCKDFASKTLEIFHNLVLSNPEYVRIFKNENFSLDLYNMGLVDENNQLNFYDGEVRVTTPEGKEFIKFAPQDYLNHIQEAVVEWSYVKIPFLKEVGFKGLVPGKESGLYRVGPLARINVSEGIATQEANKEYERLLSFYGKKPITNVFAYHWARLIELLYACERGLELIREEGITGSDLRNLPASGGLGKPKEGVGIVEAARGTLIHHYKLDEKALIKEVNLIVATTNNKGAINLSIQQGAREYIKRDEITENSLNLIEIFFRCYDPCFACASHSFASPSLTFAIYDAQRNLIASLP; encoded by the coding sequence ATGAGAAGAATAACTATTGACCCGATAACCCGTTTGGAAGGGCACGGCAAGATTGAGATCTTCCTAAACGAAAAGGGAGAGGTAGAAAATGCTCTTTTGCAGGTTCCCGAATTGAGGGGTTTTGAGAAGTTCTGCGAAGGGCGGAAGGCGGAGGATATGCCCCAATTAACCTCCCGAATTTGTGGTGTCTGTCCGGTTGCCCATCATATGGCCGCCACTAAGGCGCTTGATGCCTGTTTTGGTATTAAGCCAACCCCCCTCGCAAAAAAGTTGAGGGAACTTTTATATTGCGGTTATATCATTTATGACCATATCCTCCACTTCTATTTCTTAGGGGGCCCGGATCTTTTGGTCGGCTTCCAAGCGGAGAGGGAGAAGAGAAATATCTTCGGGATTATAGAAAAAGTGGGAAAGGAATTGGGTTTGGAGGTGATAAAGCATCGCGCCTATGGCCAATTGATCACCGAAATCCTGGGTGGCAAGGCAACCCATCCGGTCTGTGGTATTCCCGGGGGAGTAACAAAAGGGATTTCCGAAGAGGAGAAGAAAAGGATTGAAGATATGCTCCTCTCTTGTAAGGATTTTGCCTCAAAGACCTTAGAGATTTTCCATAACTTAGTCCTCTCTAATCCGGAATATGTTAGGATCTTTAAAAACGAAAACTTCTCTCTTGACCTTTATAATATGGGTTTGGTTGATGAGAATAACCAATTAAATTTCTATGATGGCGAGGTGAGGGTAACTACGCCCGAGGGGAAGGAGTTTATTAAATTTGCCCCCCAAGATTATCTAAATCACATCCAAGAAGCGGTTGTGGAATGGTCTTATGTTAAAATTCCCTTCTTAAAAGAGGTTGGTTTTAAGGGTTTAGTTCCGGGGAAGGAGAGTGGGCTCTACCGAGTTGGACCCTTAGCTCGGATTAATGTCTCGGAGGGAATAGCAACCCAAGAGGCAAATAAGGAATACGAAAGACTTCTTTCCTTTTATGGGAAAAAACCAATCACTAATGTCTTTGCCTATCACTGGGCAAGATTGATTGAATTATTATACGCCTGCGAAAGGGGATTGGAGTTAATAAGGGAAGAAGGGATAACGGGAAGCGACCTGCGGAATCTGCCCGCCTCCGGCGGGTTAGGAAAACCAAAGGAAGGAGTGGGGATTGTGGAGGCAGCCCGGGGAACTTTGATCCACCACTATAAATTGGACGAAAAGGCTTTAATTAAGGAAGTGAACCTCATCGTTGCCACCACCAATAATAAAGGGGCGATAAATCTCTCTATTCAACAGGGGGCAAGAGAATATATTAAAAGAGACGAGATCACGGAGAATAGTCTCAACCTCATAGAGATCTTTTTCCGTTGTTATGACCCCTGCTTTGCCTGTGCCTCCCATTCCTTCGCCTCCCCTTCTCTCACTTTTGCCATTTACGATGCGCAGAGGAATCTCATCGCCTCTCTCCCTTAA